A window of Ignavibacteriales bacterium contains these coding sequences:
- a CDS encoding BamA/TamA family outer membrane protein, whose amino-acid sequence MLNKKLIIIFISLLLISCLSAQTKTTLKLDLTEKYLPFGLTEKVVVNFPKIGLALSGGGARSISQLGVLRAFEEKNIPIEFIVGTSMGSVVGGLYSAGYSINDLDSLLQKTDWGSFFSTQQSSRNDLFVDQKITEDRAIVSFRMEGLKPLIPTSISSGQRAANFLNLAAINAPLQAEESYNNLRFKYRAISSDLISGKEIIIDKGPLGLAMRASSSVTLLLPPVKVDTLMLVDGGLVSNIPSKEVRALGADIIVAVDASSPLYSEEELNFPWTIADQLVSIPMRILNDQQLAEADFVIQPKLDKRKNSDFTNLSDVIAQGYNSALPMIEKIKKTFELKFKSSLDIPEKIFTHLTLKDNPTEFEKSFYNNLIKKDSVSNKELLFELSNSFSEGILKDVSMEIEETNGKSILSVLTNYNPIISTIEISGASPLNQEMAFKILASLIEKPFSPRKTLTAALEVIRKFKSFGYSLARIEKVSFDENTRVLLLKLSEGLISKIIVEGNTKTKKEIITREFPLNTGDYFKYDLAEKGLTNLRSTNLFDQIDLIVVPVDDENELKIKVVEKISSVIRFGMRIDNEYQTQFLLDVRDENFNGTGTEIGATISGGIRNRVYSLEQKANRVFDSYLTYKVRAFHEFNDINVYADDLLTDDNSFSRSKTGEYRQLFYGGSFAIGTQVGRFGNIFVEARYQRDEIKSKSDYSGPIYKTDITSLRFSFSVDSQNDYPFPTEGFFVKGVYETAQAALGGDISYTKLLFDYKNYFSFNSKTNTWGFRAMIGSADKTLPLTEEFSLGGQNSFFGLRDYEYRGRQVFLTSLEHRYKLPIKLFFDTYVRARYDLGSIWEEGEQIRLKDLRHGIGASLSIKTPIGPADFSVGKSFYFKNSLSNSVIVWGPTFFYFTIGYYY is encoded by the coding sequence ATGCTCAATAAAAAATTAATAATAATTTTTATTTCTTTACTGCTCATTTCTTGTCTATCTGCTCAGACAAAGACAACTCTAAAATTAGATTTAACAGAAAAATATCTGCCGTTCGGATTAACAGAAAAAGTTGTAGTTAATTTTCCTAAGATCGGTTTGGCTCTAAGCGGAGGTGGGGCGCGTTCAATTTCTCAGCTTGGTGTTTTACGTGCATTTGAAGAAAAAAATATTCCTATAGAATTTATTGTTGGAACAAGCATGGGAAGCGTGGTTGGCGGTCTTTACTCTGCGGGATATTCTATAAACGATCTTGATTCGTTATTACAAAAAACAGATTGGGGAAGTTTTTTTTCTACGCAACAATCCAGCAGAAATGATCTTTTTGTAGATCAGAAAATTACTGAAGACCGCGCTATAGTTTCATTCCGAATGGAAGGATTAAAACCTCTTATACCAACATCAATCAGTTCCGGACAGCGAGCCGCAAACTTTTTAAATCTTGCAGCAATCAACGCACCCCTTCAAGCAGAGGAGAGTTATAACAATCTAAGATTTAAATACCGCGCAATAAGCAGCGATTTGATCTCCGGGAAAGAAATTATAATTGATAAGGGTCCCTTGGGACTTGCAATGCGAGCAAGTTCAAGTGTAACGCTTCTTCTTCCTCCCGTGAAAGTAGATACATTAATGTTGGTTGATGGCGGATTGGTTTCTAATATTCCATCAAAAGAAGTAAGAGCCCTGGGGGCGGATATAATCGTTGCTGTTGATGCTTCAAGTCCTTTATACAGCGAAGAAGAATTAAATTTTCCGTGGACGATTGCCGACCAACTGGTAAGCATCCCGATGAGAATTCTCAACGATCAGCAACTTGCAGAAGCTGATTTTGTTATTCAACCAAAATTAGATAAAAGGAAAAACTCCGATTTTACAAATCTCTCTGATGTTATTGCACAAGGATACAATTCTGCTTTGCCGATGATTGAAAAAATAAAAAAAACGTTTGAACTAAAATTTAAATCCTCATTAGATATTCCGGAAAAAATATTTACGCACCTAACACTAAAAGATAATCCCACGGAGTTTGAAAAGAGTTTCTATAACAATCTTATAAAAAAAGATTCTGTTTCGAACAAAGAACTTCTTTTTGAACTAAGCAATAGTTTCAGCGAGGGCATCTTAAAAGATGTTTCAATGGAAATTGAAGAGACGAACGGCAAGTCCATTCTCTCGGTCTTAACAAACTACAATCCGATAATCTCAACAATTGAAATTTCGGGAGCTTCTCCTCTAAACCAAGAAATGGCTTTCAAAATCTTGGCGTCATTAATTGAAAAACCTTTCAGTCCACGTAAAACTCTAACTGCCGCTTTAGAAGTGATTCGGAAATTTAAGTCCTTCGGATATTCTCTCGCGAGAATCGAAAAGGTTTCTTTTGATGAGAACACACGGGTACTTTTACTAAAACTTAGTGAAGGACTGATTTCTAAAATTATTGTTGAAGGAAATACTAAAACAAAAAAAGAAATTATTACACGCGAGTTTCCGCTCAACACCGGAGATTATTTTAAGTATGATCTTGCCGAAAAAGGTTTAACAAATCTTAGAAGCACTAATTTGTTCGACCAAATTGATTTAATTGTTGTTCCGGTTGATGACGAGAATGAATTAAAAATAAAGGTTGTCGAAAAAATTTCAAGCGTAATAAGATTTGGAATGAGGATTGATAACGAATATCAAACTCAATTCTTGCTTGATGTACGAGACGAAAACTTTAACGGAACCGGAACGGAAATCGGCGCAACTATTTCTGGTGGTATCCGTAATCGTGTTTATAGTTTAGAACAAAAAGCCAACAGAGTTTTTGATTCATACTTAACTTATAAAGTACGTGCCTTTCACGAATTTAACGATATAAACGTTTATGCAGATGATCTATTAACAGACGATAACAGTTTTTCGAGAAGCAAGACTGGAGAATATAGACAGCTGTTCTACGGCGGTTCGTTCGCAATTGGAACTCAAGTCGGGCGGTTTGGAAATATTTTTGTTGAAGCACGTTATCAAAGAGATGAGATTAAAAGCAAGTCCGATTATTCCGGGCCTATATACAAGACAGATATAACAAGCCTTCGTTTCTCTTTTTCGGTAGATTCACAAAACGATTATCCTTTCCCGACTGAAGGATTTTTTGTAAAAGGAGTTTACGAGACTGCACAAGCCGCATTGGGAGGCGATATAAGTTACACAAAACTTTTATTCGATTACAAAAACTATTTCAGCTTTAATAGCAAAACAAACACATGGGGCTTTAGAGCAATGATCGGTTCTGCCGATAAAACACTTCCTCTTACGGAAGAATTTTCTTTGGGTGGTCAAAATTCATTTTTTGGTCTTCGTGATTATGAATATCGAGGGCGGCAAGTATTTTTAACTTCGCTGGAACACAGATATAAGCTTCCAATAAAATTATTCTTTGATACATATGTGCGTGCGCGTTACGATCTGGGCTCGATTTGGGAGGAAGGCGAACAAATTCGTTTAAAGGATTTGCGTCATGGTATCGGCGCCTCGTTATCTATTAAAACGCCGATTGGTCCGGCAGATTTTTCGGTCGGTAAAAGTTTTTATTTCAAAAACTCTTTATCCAACAGCGTTATCGTGTGGGGCCCAACTTTCTTTTATTTTACAATTGGTTACTACTACTGA